A genomic window from Quercus lobata isolate SW786 chromosome 10, ValleyOak3.0 Primary Assembly, whole genome shotgun sequence includes:
- the LOC115963937 gene encoding probable ubiquitin-conjugating enzyme E2 16, with the protein MTSSSANARKALSKIACNRLQKELLEWQVNPPAGFKHKVTDNLQRWVIEVNGAQGTLYANETYQLQVDFPEHYPMEAPQVIFLHPAPLHPHIYSNGHICLDILYDSWSPAMTVSSICISILSMLSSSTVKQRPEDNDRYVKNCKNGRSPKETRWWFHDDKV; encoded by the exons ATGACCAGCTCCTCCGCCAACGCTCGCAAG GCTCTGAGTAAGATTGCTTGCAATCGGCTCCAGAAGGAGCTTCTGGAGTGGCAGGTCAACCCTCCCGCTGGTTTCAAACACAAAGTCACCGATAACCTCCAAag GTGGGTTATTGAAGTCAATGGAGCTCAGGGAACTCTTTATGCAAATGAAACTTATCAACTTCAGGTTGACTTTCCTGAGCATTACCCAATGGAAGCCCCACAG GTGATATTTCTGCATCCTGCTCCACTCCATCCTCACATTTACAGCAATGGCCATATTTGTTTAG ATATTTTGTACGACTCATGGTCCCCAGCCATGACTGTTAGTTCCATCTGTATCAGCATTCTCTCCATGCTCTCAAGTTCAACTGTGAAG CAACGCCCTGAAGATAATGATCGCTATGTAAAGAACTGTAAGAATGGCAGATCTCCCAAGGAGACCAGGTGGTGGTTCCATGATGATAAAGTGTAA